The genome window CCAACAGCAACTCAACCTGCAGTTAGATCCACAGCAACCATCAacctccagcagcaggtgagcAGCAACACGACACCAACTactctgatgacatcacagtCTCCTCGTCTGTAACAGTGCATCATAGTGACATCACAGCTAAGTCACATGACATCATTTACACACCTTTACCATGTGACGCACTTGGgcaggtgatggaggagagaggaggactcCCAGCTTCACATCAACtcacagtgagtgagtgaatgaatgaatgaggtcGGTCAACAGTTAGCTGtaagcttagcacaaagactggaaacagggggaactgttagcctagcttagctccAGTCTGTTCACCGCTCACTGAGCAGGTGTAGTAACAGGATATGACATCGCCAGGTGTATGAGCTGGTCCTGGTGGTTGACAGGTGTCAAAACACACCTGTAAAATCACCAGCCTGTCAGGGATCAGAGTGGGCGGGGCCTGGTGAACTCTGCTCTGGTGAATCTGTGATTGGTTTAAACAGACTGACGAGTATTTCCTTCAGGTTTTGGATTCAAACTGAAAATCATCGACTGACAAAAACGAGTAAAAACAAGcctgtaatgtttgtttgtttgtttgtttatcagtgGATGTTTATTGATGTAAAATTTCCTTCAGCAACTTTAAATAgttaaaatcatgttttaatgatgaatttctgatcagctgatcaaacATCATGTGACCACCTCTGACTCATCTGATTGGCCAATGTCAAGTTCAGAGACAGGTAAAGCTGTTGCCATAGCAACGTCACCATCCCCAGTGCCCTCCCCCTCCAGTTATATAACAACTGCAGTCTATAAatacacagagtgtgtgtttgtgtgagactgtgtatgtgtgtgtgaatgtgtatgtgtgtgtgtgactgtgtgtgtgtgtgtgtgtgtgtgtgtgtgtgtgactgccagtgtgtgtgtgtgtgtgtgtgtgtgtgtgtgttgctgctcaATAAATTAACGTCAGtagaaacaataaatcaaatctgACACTTTATTAATCTCTgacctgtttctctctctgacatgtctctctctctgtcaggtgACCGCCTCAGATTGAATTAAGCTCCGCCCACCATCCTGACAGCCAATAGGATGAGTCAGTTGAAAGAGGAGGAGCCTGGCCGGGAGCTGGAGGGAAAGGTGAGATCTCCCATCATGCATCACCTCTGATTAACCTGTTGTGGTGTGTTCAGGGTTCTAACTCTCTgttgtgatgtgttcaggtgcaGACCTGGGCTCAGTCTCTGGTTTACACTCTGGAGGAACTTGAGTGTAAAATCTGTTACAACCGTTACGACACTCGGAGCCGGAAAACCAAAGCTGCTGGGCTGCCTGCACCGAGTCTGTGCCAAGTGTCTGAAGAAGATGGTCGACATGGGTGAGTTCACCTGTCAGGTAAAGTCGATGGTTTCTGACAGACCTTAGACGACTTGGACTTGTGAGACTTATTTGATATTCCTGACAACTCCCTGACAACAGATTGTGAGAACAGAAAGACTTGACACCAAGTCTCACGTCCTGAAGTTACACACCACACTGACCAATCAGCAGAGGTCATACTAACGGACCAATGAGCTAACAGCATTTTACTTGGTCATCAGTTCGTTCTGCTACGAAAATCAATCACATCCTCCACTGTGTTATGTGACTCTGTCCTCATTGGTTCTCAGGAGAGTCGTCGCCCTCGGTCATCAGCTGTCCATTCTGTCGCCATGAGACCCACGTCCCCGACGAAGAGGTGAGACTTTATTCCTCTAACGAGGGGGAGAGTCCTCACCTGGATGTGAGGCTCTCAGactgtgtttctcctcaggtgTGGCTGATGGAGGACGACCGACATATCCTGGCTGTTCTGTCGTGTCAGGACCGAGCCcggcgaggaggaggaggtggaggtgggggggagGTGGTGCTGAGTCCAACCAGCCTGACTGGTAAAATAacttgatttgtttatttctgaaacattgatgtttgttttgaagtttgCTCTGAGTTGGTTCTGATctgtggagcaggaggaggaggaggtgctgacGCCTCTCACCGCTCCTCAGACTGTCTGGTCATCACCATCATGGAGCTGCCGGAGGAGTCTCCTTCCTCAGACTCCCTGAGCATGTTTAACGTGGTGGGGCTGTACCGCCCCCCCAGCCTGGACTCGCTGCCCTGCAACCTGCCAGCTCAGAAGTGTCACAGCTGGACGTCCCGCGGTTTCCCCCGCTGCCTGCTGGGGGCGCTGTGTCTGGTCAGTGCAGTTCTTCACCTGTCACACCGGTCAGGTGTGCGTCTGCTGTGCTGACAGGTGTgtcgtgtgtgtctgtgtgtaggtgtaCTTCAGCTCGCTGCCTCTGGGGATTTACCTGCTGATGATTGGTCAGCTGTGGCTGGGCGTGGTCCTGGTCAGTCTGGTTCCATccacgctgctgctgctcgtccTGTACGGcttctgtcagtgtctgtgccATGAGCTGATGGAAGCGCTTGCCACGCGCTCACACACGCTGCCATGACGACGACACACTGCTAATGACAACAACACGTTGCCATGACAAAATCAAATACCCTGCCtcagtaacaataacaacacagcAACACTGTCACCATAACAACAACACTAAAACAACAGCATGAATGATAAAGAACAGTCACACCATGATTCacaacaaccaacaaacaaCCAGAGCAACAGTGGAACCAGAGGAACTCATCATCAACAGAACCAGACTTCAGAGGAACCTCAGCAGCAGGAGAACTGACAGAATCTCTCTGGAACCAGAACTGAATAAATCCAGAAGTCACCTGTAGACCCGCCCATCAGACTCTGCCCTCTGTTACAGCCAATCGGAGAAGGCCCGCGATGATGTCATCacatagaggaggaagagtctgtgatgttttactgtgaaggttttttctctgtcacctcCTGCTGGACGAGCTGAGAACAAACAGCTGATCACAATTATTGATCATCTGTCAGACTGAACCGCTGCACTGTGCAGACTGACAGACTCCAATAATCAATACTAATGAATCATGTTGGAAACAAACATGTTACTGTTTAATATGTCTGAAATCAACACTCACTGTTTAGTAAACCCTCCTGTTCTCTGTACCAAGTCCGgcccagatccagatccaggaCTGATAGCCTGGAAGCAGtgggaaacagttagcctagCATCAGAGGAGGAATAAAAATCTGTGGAAGGTGATGGAAGGCTTTAAGAGGAACAGCTTCCAGTCTtagtgctaagctaggctaacagtttcccacagtttccagtctttgtgctaagctaggctatCAGTCCTGGATTAGAATCTTTGTGTTCCTTTAAggtttctgtctttgtaaaGTGCCATCGTTTGATTTGATGTTTGATTAACGAAttctgtgatgatgatgatgatcaggTGACATCAAAGGACACCCACTGATGGTTAGCTAACCTGTTgtatcacttcctgtctgtggtgGGCGGAGCTTGTGTTTAGTTTCAGTGATGAAactttctaaaataaaataaactacagacactgagacatgactgtttaaatgtttatgtaacTTATATTAGCTTAGCATTAACTTTCATGACCAACATTAGAAGCTAACAACAGTTTTAGTTTAAAGAGTGTAGAATAGACAAAGTTAGGGGCTGACTGATATTTAGTTTTAGCTTAGTATCAGCTGCTATGACAGTTTAGTATTTATTTGTCTGTAGGTCAGTGACAAGGACATGAACTAACAACATGACACATCACTTTGCTGATGTAGCATCTGTTAGCACCGTTAGCACCAGACAGACGTCTTCAGGGACAGATGTCATGGCTGCTTGTAGAGCTCACCTGTGATGAGCCTTTTTGTTCCTGGATGGAAAAGACTAGAACACCTGATCAGCCTAAAAATAACCGTGATGCAGTCTACCTGCCCAGGTGAATCCCTCACAGAGATGTTTGCCTGTGAGGCAGAGCTGAGGGTAAAATAAAGAGACTCCTGGGAGCTGCTGAAGCAGAGCTGAGAGGTTTCAGGCCTCAGCTGGCCACTGagtgttaattaaaaacactgacgATCCCCCGAGACCAGAAGAAGAGTGTTTATAGAAACCTGCATGGTCctccaccacagaagaagaagctggaTGGAGAAGTGATCGGCAGCAGGTAAGACGACAAGATTTTATTCTATATTCAAAAACTTCAAACATACTCAGTCAGTAGACAGACTAGAAGTTGCTGTAACAGACAGTGATGCTGTCATTTCATCCTTCAGATTATTTCACTCAGTCTCAGAAAGATTTGttaaaataacaagaaaaaggACGAGACGTTAACTcttgtttgttattatttttgttgatcattttcagtTAAAAACTCAGTGGTTTTAAATTCACTTACCTCTGTTCTGACggtattttcaaaataaatcctCAAACACACCTGTCTTACACATctagatgaaaaaaatatatacaaaaaatTATTTAGGAAGTTTCATAATGATTCATAAacatcagaattttttttttcttaattcatGAATCGCTCTCAGTTTAACATGAGACATGAGATATTTAACCTGATGTTACACAGCCTACTAACCACACTCACTGCTCCACTGTTCAGATGGACAGGTGTGGGTCCTGTTTCTGTCGTTAGATGAGCTAAAGACTTTTAGAAGCCCTCAGCTTTTGGAGGTTGTGGCTCCTCTTTTCTCCGAGGCCACAGTAGCGGAACAATGTTTTCCAGTTTCTGATTTCACCACTTTAAATTCGGCCCTGGAAAACTACATGGTATTTTGTAGAGGTAGGTGAGGTAACGACTCCCTCATCAGTCCTGACTTCTCCTGGGACCTCTGATTTTGACCGTTGTGCTTCACTGACACTGACGAATGATAGAAACTGATTGGTTGTCATCAGTGGTCTCATGTACACTTGACTCTTTAGATCAAACCTATAGAAAAACAGAATGATGTTTAAGACTAGTAGTTTGAGGAAAACCAAGGAGCTGAGTGAGACCAGGTGGGGTCTGGTACATTTAAGGATTAAATAGCTTCAAATGATCCATTGACCTGTCCTTCTTCACCTGTCAGGTGGGTGGGACATCATGAGTCGGTGGCGTCGTTCGGTGGACGAGCTGGCAGCGCGGCGCCGGCAGCAGGGCGAGTGTGAGCGTGCTCAGGAAGCTCTCAGTCGGGTCACCTCctgtttccagcagcttgtGGCGTCACTCGGCAGCTCGGCAGACTGCAGCTTCTTGCGAGACGAGATGGACGAGACAAGAGCACTCGCTCACCGGATCTGCAGCGGTAACCTCCGACACCACACCTGTACATACACCTGTCGGTCagtctgtctcacctgtctccctcacctgtctgtttgtgtgcaggtcTGTCTCGCCGTCTGGTGCGTTTGCTGTCAGACTGTGACTCCGCCCCCTCAGGTGTAGAGGACAGACAGGTGTCAGAGCGTCTGTGGGTTCTTTTCCTGTCCGTGCTGGAGAACTTCCTGTCTGATCTCCGCAAGGCCAGGGATCTGATAGGACAGTTCCCTCTGACTCAGCGCTATGACAGACGGTCATTGGTCAACACAGGTCAACTGGTGGTTTTAACTTCCTGTCTGAGGGAGCTGTGTGATTGGTTGAATCATGTTGcacctttccttctttccttacCACCTTTTCTTATTTCCTTTCCACTGCATGTCTGGAACTATCTTAAAGATCTTGATAACCTCTTTAAGGACACCTGTCTGCCCCTCAGGGAAtccttctgcttctgcttctcctGGGTCCTGGACCTCCTTCCTTGGGTAGAACTTATAACTTCCTTGGGGACAACAGGAACATCCTCAAAGACATCTTGAAGGAGTTCATGAACATCCTTTAAGGactaacagacatttttcaagtACCCACTCACCTGTCTAACCTCCCACCTGTTGTTCTCTTTGCTCCCCAGGATGTATGGATGGCGTTGTGGGTGTGGCAGCTCGAGTGGCTTTAGTCCAGGTGCCATGGCTCACCTTGGAGGAGGAGCCAAGTCCTGATCTGACCAATCACATCGCAGGACTGGAGTCCATGCTGAGTGAGATGCAGCTGAGGGTGAGACAGAACCAGTGTCTTTTACCTTGAGGGAGTGTCTTGTACCTGTGGGGGAGTAGTTAAACTTGTCAGTGTTCTGCAGGTACCTGTCGCGTTCTGGTCGGTGGAAGCGACCCAACCAGCCTGGGCTGAAGCTCGCTGTGGGCTGGACGAACCAGACGACAGCCTGGAGGACCTGATGGAGGTCGAGGTTGTCTCCAACAACAAGATGGCCGTCTGTTGCCAGCCACCATGCTGTGGACTGGGCTGTGTCGGTTAGAGGGGGGAGGACAGGGGAGGACGGGGGGAGTCACAACTCAAACAACATGATCTGACTGATGATGGAAGAGATTTTCATAGAATCTGGATTAAACTCGTTAGACTCtgctcatgtttgtttgaatAACAAGAGTTGAAGGAATATTTTCTATCTTCAGAATAGAGTTTGAATCTGGAATATTCTAAAATTAactcaagaaaaaaatcattgtgtAATATTAAAGTTGTAACAGGAAACAACTCATAAATGTATTACACATGTCTCATGATAGTTTTAATTTTACAGATTATTATATACAAAGCTCATTAATTTTAATCGGACAGTGAGATAATCTGAACTTCATTacctttaaattaaatcactaatttcaaactgaaaatctgtcaaaataaaagcacccgATATTTCACAGTAAGATGTCTTCatgtaaaaactgttaaaaacataaACCTTACTTCAGTTCAGATTCAGCAGTGTCATGGGAAAATCAGCTGATTGCAgtttggtgttaaaaaaaaaatcattcaatTTTTCATTTGACAAACTGTTTCAACATGGTCTTCATCTGATCAATGTTCATAAACAGCAACTTCTGTAATAAATTACTTGTGACTGTAACATGAGTATTTGTCCTTCCTTCATGGTTAGCACAGCAGCTAATGCTCAGTTTATCGCAAAGTTTAGTATAAACATCAGCTCCTGTGAAGATTCAGTCTGATTCATAAATAAACTGAGCGACAAACGTTTGTTTCATAgcactgaaacatttcacttGTTTCTCTGAAGATGAACAAACTGCGACGTTTCTGTTCGTTACACTGATCAAAGACCATCACCATCTGAGCTGAATTAAGAACTTTATTGATACAGTGAGAagaacaaacataaaaatattgtacaaacacagacgacaaacagaagaagaataaaacaggaGCAGCTTCACTTCTGGAAGGTTGAGTGTAGATGAGCTTTAAAGGCTGAAAGAGAAAACCAGCGTTAGAACTACAACTCCCATCAGCCCCTGCTGCCTGTCTCAACTGACAGTACACTGATCAATCACCTGATTAATAATCAATAACCTATGACAGAGCTGGTGATTAATGCTTTAACTGCGAGGAGTAAAGGTCAATCAGATCAGTAATCAAGAATACTGATGAACTAATGATCATTTCTCCACAGGATCAAAGTCAGTTGACTGGACAGTAGtcgagtaaatgtacttagttactttcctcTTCTGGTTTTACCTTTACATGAGAACTGGACCTGCTGGTCTGGATTGATCTGAcgtgtttt of Lates calcarifer isolate ASB-BC8 linkage group LG12, TLL_Latcal_v3, whole genome shotgun sequence contains these proteins:
- the zgc:109913 gene encoding regulator of G-protein signaling 9-binding protein, whose amino-acid sequence is MSRWRRSVDELAARRRQQGECERAQEALSRVTSCFQQLVASLGSSADCSFLRDEMDETRALAHRICSGLSRRLVRLLSDCDSAPSGVEDRQVSERLWVLFLSVLENFLSDLRKARDLIGQFPLTQRYDRRSLVNTGCMDGVVGVAARVALVQVPWLTLEEEPSPDLTNHIAGLESMLSEMQLRVPVAFWSVEATQPAWAEARCGLDEPDDSLEDLMEVEVVSNNKMAVCCQPPCCGLGCVG
- the LOC108890715 gene encoding LOW QUALITY PROTEIN: E3 ubiquitin-protein ligase RNF182 (The sequence of the model RefSeq protein was modified relative to this genomic sequence to represent the inferred CDS: deleted 1 base in 1 codon), whose translation is MSQLKEEEPGRELEGKVQTWAQSLVYTLEELECKICYNRYDTRSRKPKLLGCLHRVCAKCLKKMVDMGESSPSVISCPFCRHETHVPDEEVWLMEDDRHILAVLSCQDRARRGGGGGGGGEVVLSPTSLTGGGGGADASHRSSDCLVITIMELPEESPSSDSLSMFNVVGLYRPPSLDSLPCNLPAQKCHSWTSRGFPRCLLGALCLVYFSSLPLGIYLLMIGQLWLGVVLVSLVPSTLLLLVLYGFCQCLCHELMEALATRSHTLP